AAAAATATAGAAAGTGCGTGAATTCGCAGCTGTACAAACAGTTTTGCTTTTAACGGCAAACTGGTCAAGTTGATGTAGTAGTGCAAAAAACATCAGGAAGAGCTTCATATGGACACACCTTgacgattaaaaaaaatagaataataTGTTCAGTGCCATTTTGTCCTTTCTTTCGTAACATTCAGAGGACGGCTCTTGTTCTGGAGCACACACTTCGATTCGCATGCCCACGAAAGATCTGTTCTCGCTCGAACCTTATTTGCACAGGTGACAGAAGGCAGCTATATCTGGCATTTACCTATATAAATGAGTTCTCCCACCGTGAGGGAACCAATAATTCTCAGTTATTCGCCATTGACGCTGCACAATGGCACGACTAGGTGTGTTTCTTCTGCTGTGCTGCGTGTTGCTCCAGGTAATGTCACAGCCCGCTAACGCTTATCTCGGTGCCGTGCCACACTTAGCTAAACGGCTTTTCTGGTCTATCCATCTTCACACTACATTTGCAGCACACGTTTGCCGCCCCGCGTCCAGAGTTCGGTTCGATCGGTACGGTCCAGTCCAGCCAGACGATCAGATCCACCGTGAACAGCACAACGCCCCAGTTTGCAGCGATCGACGATAAGAATAATGTTGTGCTACTAACCAATTACACGCTTTTCGCCGAGGTGCTGCCCTTAATGAAGGATCTCGGCAGCAACGTCACAAAGTTGGGAACGACTATCACCAACGTAACAATCGACGCTATACCGAAAACGGACGGAAATTATACCGCCGTGTTTACTCCGATTTTTAACAGCATCCAAGCGTTTCTTACTTATATCGACACGGACGTCAACAGAACGCGTACCACACTGTACAACCGGCTTGGCGATGATATCAACGTGCTGTTTGGCGACGGTTTCGGCAACATGCGCAAAGCACTCGTGATGGTTGATGCCGCTTTCCGGCGCTTGCAGGGTGCCATTACGACCGCGGCCGTCAAGAACGGCAGAGCACAGGTCGATGCGTCCATTACGCTGGACATCATGATTGCGGTGAGCTTCTTGAAGGCGACCGTATCACCGGTCGAGTACATCGTGCACTCCACCATCGAGAACATCGAGTTTGCCGACACGTACCTCAACGATCTGGAGTTGCTGACGGTGCAGTTCAACAGCGATCTCGTATACTACCTGTCCGAGTTCAACAGCACGCTCACGGACTATGGCGAGGTGGTGGTCGAGTCGACGGACTATATTAAAAACGGCTGGAACGCTGTAGCGGCCAAACTGCCCAATGCCACCACGACAATCACCGCCCTGCCCGAGTACAACCAAACTGCGACGGCGCTGGCACAGTTCTCCAGCTCATTCTCCGAGCTGTCGAACATGACCGCCAAGATAGCGGAGGGTATCGTGGAATACGTGAACATTTCGAACACGTACCTCACCGAATACACGCAAGCTTTAGTGCCACGGTCGTACGCATCCATTAACTACCTGTTTGAGATACTGATTGGCGGTGGCGCAAACTCACGGTTCTGCTTCTTCAAATTTTCGCCCCTACTCTTGAACTACTACGCGCTGATCGTCACCGATGTGGAGGTGTGCTTCATCATCGAATCGAACCGTATGTTCGTTCTCTCCGATGTGGCATTCGAGGTCGGACGGATCATCCTGTTCGATGTGGAAGATCTGATCGACAATTTGACCTTCTGCAGCAAGCAGAGCTCGCCTGCCCGCTGCCTTGCCGCCGTAAGTAGTTTGCCCGACCACGTTGCAGCAGACGTGCGCTAAAtgcaatatttgttttttgggaGGTGTGTTTACTgatctatttttgttttcgtcgCACAGATCGGACCGTACTACGTGGCGCTGGCGGAGAAAACAACCGCTAAGCTGGGCTTCCTGCTGAAGTATGGAGCTGCCGAGGGAAGGGCCAGCATCCAGCGTCTGGGCAGCTGCCTGACCACTAACAAGCTGAAAAACATGCAGCAGCTCATCTCCGCCACGGAAGATATTGCGGATTGTCACGTCAATGGTCCGGAAATTCCGATATAAATTACATGTAATAAGCCCAAGGTGTGGTTTTATTCTTGACAGCAAATATAGCTTATAATCAGCATAATGTAGTATCGTTGCGAGACTGTCGTGGTGTGAATTGTGCGGTGTTTTCTATTTGTATTAATTTGCTAACGCTTTCGGTTGTGGTTGTACGATAagcattgcatacatttaggcgcataTGAGCGAACAAAGCGTTCGGCAGTAAGGAGCTTGCAGCAAAAAATGAATTAGCTGACGTATCGCCCCTATGTACGTTTTATTTTCACACTTCACACTTAAGCTACACACAGTTGAAAGCTACCCTCGTTTTATGAAACATCAATTAAAATCCCTTCATGTTCTGTGACCTATTGTTAAAGTTCTACGAATTGAAATGAAACcaaggttacaaaatgtgtcTCTACCTTCGAGCGCACTGGGAGTAAACCTTGAATTACGCTCGGTGTTGCGTCGAATGGAGTACGAAATTTGAGATTCATTGGCTCGAACGGTGCCTTTAAAACGACTCAAGTATCAATCACAATTTGAGCATTTCACTACACATTGACGACGAATGTGGTGGTAGTGGCTATAGATTTCCATCGCTCGACGATCCCTCGAAATAATACATTATCAATCAAACAACAATTTGTACCAAAcgtgttttgtttactttcctTTCTGCTTCAGCTAGCGCTCAAATAAATGACGAACGAAAATGATTCCAAGAAGCTACTATTGGCCCAACAAAAACTGCTATGCTGTCCCTTCTTTCTAATTAGGACCAGCATAGAGGAAAGATTTTAGGCATCTCTGTTACACCCTCATTTAACTGGACGCTATGCCAGATGATTTACGACCTACCGCAGCAAACATCACCGGAAGCTACCGAGCAAAGTCCCAGAGCCgattggaaaggaaaaacacaccGTTCTGCTTCTGGTTCGTGCTGCCGGTTGTTTCACTAACAAACTGTCCCACACAACGCTCCTGCTTTTGTAGTCAATGTGTTGAATGAAGTTGCTATTTTTGCACCCGCATCAGCGAAACCCAACGTGCACCAGTGAATATGGTGCACTGTTTTACTGCAGTAGCGATGCATACAGAATTATTAAGTGAGAAACCCTCAACTAATTCGTttcaagtgtaaaaaaaactacttagaCCCGATAAACACCAACGCCTGTGTTACCGAACACTTGTCACGGAGAGGGCTGCGGCGCTctagaacaaaaacacaaatgaaCGGGAAACCCATTAGTCAGCATACGGGGCTCTCACGGTACGGCAGGGTGTGTATGTCTACATGCAAGGAATCAAATTTTGCGCCATTGATTAGAAGATTTACGAGCACCGAGCGCTGGAGAACCATCGTGGACACCGAAAGTTATTTTATCgcagcgaaatgaacttcCACGCCAACGACCTTTGCTGGATGATGCGATAGCATGGGACCGACTAGCGCGATTTTGGACATTCCGGAACTGGGTCAAACCGTTAACGGCCACTAGAGGGGATGAATGCAGTATCATAAACTAGATTTCAGCAGGAGATTAACAGAAATCACTAGAGAAATGAGGTATAATAAGGTATGTTATTCAAGatatgttttacattttgctGATTTTATGGAATTATGAGAAATGCagaagattttttgtttgataaataaatGGTATTTGTGTTATATTTATACACAAGAACCCAAAAACTAGAATGGTATTTTGGTAAGGCTGCATTTgcaataataaattatataaTCTTAAACTTAAAGCATAGCATAGCCAGTCTTATCGAACTTAAAAATCAATAAGAGGTGGTTCATTTGTATTGACAACAATCACCACATCGTTAATCACTTTAAACTACATATTGAAATTAAGTTATTCGTTGAAATGTCATTTCAAAGGTCAACGTATTAATCTCAGAAATCATTAGTTGGGCTACGTTTTGCGATGAAATTGCGCTAATTCTTTAGCTTTAATTGACTTcagataaaatcaataaaaacaaatactcAATACATTGAACTCTTTCTAATCTGATACCTCTCCCATTTGAGAAATCTTTCTTATTTGACAATTGTTGACAGCCACTTGATTATCCGTTTTTGCCCTTGTAATTTCAAAAACCTCTGAAATTTGTGTCcgaatttttataaaattggaACATTTGGAACTGTAAAACATGATGATAAACATATTTCTTATCTTATGCCTAACGACTATCAGATGTTACAATTCATTGTGATTACTTTGACTGCTCGTTCAAACCTCACTAGAATCATGAAAAACGCCTTTTACAACCTGTAAagtgtttttcaaaaaccaGTGCCGTTTATATCCATTCTGTAAGCCCCATCGTTTGTAAActcctttcctttttatttctttctcaaGCATAGTATTTTCAGCTTTTGGTTGAATACAAACagcttgaaattgaattttgtttcactttcaaaAACTTTACATTGAATTTATCCTGGCAGAGGATACGCTTTGTGCGGGAACACCTCCAAACAAGCCAAACCAGCCAAACAGGTTAGGCACAACGCACAATGCTTCGTACgtacaataaaataataaattgatgTATGATGGATATCGTTAAAACTTGTGCTAATGATTGTTTTATCGCTGCATTGCCCCGAATCTACATACAAATGCAAAGTCGGAACAACAGTTTCACACTCAGCTCGCCCACCGCCACCACAGTGATGGAGAGGAACGGTTTTGGGTAAACTTTTTCATCCATTTTTCCCCTCCTGCAGCCCACCAGGAGCAGTAGGAGAAAAAGAAATCTTTTACCGAAGCGTGACAGGCAAAGTTTTTAATGGTTTGAACTCTTGCCCTTTTGCCcgatgcccccccccctccctctctcttcaCTGTTTagcccttttttctctctctcgttcgctCACATACGCACAACACTCCCTCTTGTTGACGCTGATCACCCGCCGCACACGAGTCAGAAGCCAACCAGAAATGGCACAAAGTTTGGGCAGTTAATGTGAATCTGTGAGCCATTCAGCAAAACCCTCATTACCTCGATAAGGATAATGGTTTTGTGCCACGTTTCTTTTGCCTGccaacaccccccccccctcctcctcctgcctTCACCagtgtgtttcgttttaaacgtATTAAACTGTGCTATTTCCGGAGAGACTTTCGGAATAGAGTGTTTGTGCGAGATTGGATGAGTGGTTACAAATTATGATAAATCGTAGATGTAGGCGAGGACATTCAGTCTGTGATCATGTGGGCTTATGGGCTTCACACGAGAAGCGGCTACATTTATTCATGCGTAAAGATCCTTCCACTGCACAATGGGCATTTGccgggatgaaattcaaaaaatcaactttgtaaTAGCGCCATTCCAAATAATAGGTTATAATACTAAGGGttaaactaagaaaaataccaaatatgAGCTCTTTATCTTTTCTGGTTCTCTAGAAAAGACCTTTCAAAGTCgagatttgttaaaaaaacgcagaaaatttttcacttttttggaaaactttgaacctttgtaactttttcaaatataatccgattttgataagtttagacattttaaaaaggatatttagtcagctttaaaaatacattaaagattttgagttaagttaattttatgcaaaaataaacgataataactgaagaaacttcctaaaaaatttcatcattttaatttttgacatgATGCCATTATTGAAGTGGCGTAGAGTGGCGTTGTCTCATATATGTCACATAatagtgtaatatatatactatCAATCTGTGAAGAAATATTCTGCGAAAGTTTGCGAACGCGAATTTCATTGAAGTTTTTTCACAtcaactttttctaaaaacagacacatgcgCAACTAGGCGGCTCCATAGGAGCCTAGTGTAGCGTATTTAGTGTATTCTACAAAACTATATTCTAcgtgattttaatttccattacgaagctgtgtatcttagtttcagctcatgtacttatct
This sequence is a window from Anopheles merus strain MAF chromosome 3R, AmerM5.1, whole genome shotgun sequence. Protein-coding genes within it:
- the LOC121595709 gene encoding uncharacterized protein LOC121595709 — its product is MARLGVFLLLCCVLLQHTFAAPRPEFGSIGTVQSSQTIRSTVNSTTPQFAAIDDKNNVVLLTNYTLFAEVLPLMKDLGSNVTKLGTTITNVTIDAIPKTDGNYTAVFTPIFNSIQAFLTYIDTDVNRTRTTLYNRLGDDINVLFGDGFGNMRKALVMVDAAFRRLQGAITTAAVKNGRAQVDASITLDIMIAVSFLKATVSPVEYIVHSTIENIEFADTYLNDLELLTVQFNSDLVYYLSEFNSTLTDYGEVVVESTDYIKNGWNAVAAKLPNATTTITALPEYNQTATALAQFSSSFSELSNMTAKIAEGIVEYVNISNTYLTEYTQALVPRSYASINYLFEILIGGGANSRFCFFKFSPLLLNYYALIVTDVEVCFIIESNRMFVLSDVAFEVGRIILFDVEDLIDNLTFCSKQSSPARCLAAIGPYYVALAEKTTAKLGFLLKYGAAEGRASIQRLGSCLTTNKLKNMQQLISATEDIADCHVNGPEIPI